Proteins from one Mycobacterium sp. HUMS_12744610 genomic window:
- a CDS encoding LytR C-terminal domain-containing protein yields the protein MKERVPDSTGLPLRAMVMVLLFLGVIFLLLGWQALGSGNSDDDSASAVSGMTSTTSSPAASTTTPRADQADVRVYNISSKEGVAGRTKDELTSAGFRVTEVGNLTVPDVTTTTVYFTDADGEHATADAVGKKLGAPVETRIPALSDQPPGVIVLVAG from the coding sequence ATGAAAGAGCGCGTCCCCGATTCCACGGGGCTTCCGCTGCGGGCCATGGTGATGGTGCTGCTGTTCCTCGGCGTGATCTTCCTGCTGCTCGGCTGGCAGGCCCTCGGCTCGGGGAACTCCGACGACGACTCGGCGTCGGCGGTTTCCGGCATGACCAGCACCACCAGTTCCCCGGCCGCGTCGACGACGACGCCCCGGGCCGACCAGGCGGACGTTCGGGTCTACAACATCTCGTCGAAGGAAGGCGTCGCCGGGCGCACCAAGGACGAGCTGACCTCCGCCGGCTTCCGGGTCACCGAGGTCGGCAACCTCACGGTGCCCGACGTCACGACCACCACGGTGTACTTCACCGACGCCGACGGTGAGCATGCCACCGCCGACGCCGTGGGCAAGAAGCTGGGCGCGCCCGTGGAAACGCGGATCCCCGCGCTCAGCGACCAGCCGCCGGGTGTCATCGTCCTGGTGGCGGGCTGA
- a CDS encoding DUF3263 domain-containing protein: MDSAMARANQSGDDAEIADGLTRREHDILAFERQWWKFAGVKEDAIKELFSMSATRYYQVLNALVDRPEALAADPMLVKRLRRLRASRQKARAARRLGFEVT; encoded by the coding sequence ATGGACAGCGCCATGGCGCGGGCAAATCAGTCGGGGGACGACGCTGAGATCGCCGATGGGCTCACCCGACGCGAACACGACATCCTGGCGTTCGAACGCCAGTGGTGGAAATTCGCCGGGGTGAAGGAAGACGCCATCAAAGAGCTCTTCTCGATGTCGGCGACGCGCTACTACCAGGTGCTCAACGCGCTGGTCGACCGGCCCGAGGCGCTGGCCGCCGACCCGATGCTGGTGAAGCGGCTGCGGCGGCTGCGCGCGAGCCGGCAGAAGGCGCGCGCGGCGCGGCGGCTCGGCTTCGAGGTGACCTGA
- a CDS encoding peptide deformylase encodes MAVVPIRIVGDPVLHTPTEPVPLAADGSLPAEVAELISTMYDTMDAAHGVGLAANQIGYGLRVFVYDCADDRGMSERRRGVVVNPLLETSEVPETMPDPEADDEGCLSVPGESFPTGRAKWAKVTGLDAEGNPVTLEGTGLFARMLQHETGHLDGFLYLDRLVGRYARGAKRAVKAHGWGVPGLSWLPGEGPDPFGH; translated from the coding sequence ATGGCAGTCGTACCGATCCGCATCGTGGGGGACCCGGTGTTGCACACACCGACCGAACCCGTGCCGCTCGCCGCCGACGGCTCGCTGCCCGCCGAGGTGGCCGAGCTGATCTCCACGATGTACGACACCATGGACGCCGCGCACGGCGTCGGCCTTGCCGCCAACCAGATCGGGTACGGGTTGCGGGTTTTCGTCTACGACTGCGCCGACGACCGCGGGATGAGCGAGCGCCGCCGCGGCGTGGTCGTCAACCCGCTGCTGGAAACCTCCGAGGTGCCCGAGACGATGCCCGACCCAGAGGCCGACGACGAGGGCTGCCTGTCGGTCCCCGGCGAGTCCTTTCCCACCGGCCGGGCGAAGTGGGCGAAGGTGACCGGCCTGGACGCCGAGGGCAACCCGGTCACGCTCGAGGGCACCGGCCTGTTCGCGCGGATGCTGCAGCACGAAACCGGGCACCTCGACGGGTTCCTGTACCTGGACCGCCTCGTCGGCCGCTACGCCCGCGGCGCCAAGCGGGCCGTCAAGGCCCACGGCTGGGGTGTGCCCGGCCTGTCGTGGCTGCCGGGCGAGGGACCTGACCCGTTCGGTCACTGA
- a CDS encoding GNAT family N-acetyltransferase, with translation MVAWPEPGTRVAVRYRRASGSVPPLTDAVGHLLTVEPVVRVRTKTGAVVEFAPDDVVALRVLTDTPVRTSQIRALEHAAARAWPGVEHTWLDGWLLRAAPGAGMTVNSALPLDISAHMSTLPAIVDWYRRRGLAPRLAIPDRLLSLPARLTTERTEQVLVRDVAGMATGDPAAAVTLSVRPDDGWLQTSRSGPDIHTLTAVTDGELRFGVQPGAAAARAAVTDAPDGARWVGLWVAAAGDAAAARRVCETLLAWAAGRGATRGYLAVGEDADPARTAVAGALGFRPHHSRRYFPVGASV, from the coding sequence ATGGTCGCGTGGCCAGAGCCCGGCACGCGGGTGGCGGTGCGCTACCGGCGCGCGAGCGGATCGGTCCCCCCGCTGACCGACGCGGTGGGGCACCTGCTGACGGTCGAGCCGGTGGTGCGCGTGCGGACGAAGACCGGCGCGGTCGTCGAGTTCGCCCCCGACGACGTCGTGGCGCTGCGGGTGCTGACCGACACACCGGTACGCACGTCCCAGATTCGCGCCCTTGAGCACGCGGCCGCGAGAGCCTGGCCCGGCGTCGAGCACACCTGGCTGGACGGCTGGCTGCTGCGGGCCGCGCCCGGCGCCGGCATGACGGTCAATTCGGCTTTGCCGCTTGATATTTCAGCTCACATGAGCACACTGCCCGCCATCGTCGACTGGTACCGGCGCCGCGGCCTGGCGCCGCGCCTGGCGATCCCGGACCGCTTGCTGTCGCTGCCGGCCAGGCTGACGACGGAACGCACCGAACAGGTTCTGGTGCGCGACGTCGCCGGCATGGCCACCGGCGACCCCGCCGCGGCCGTCACCCTCTCGGTCCGCCCGGACGACGGCTGGCTGCAGACGTCGCGGTCCGGGCCCGACATTCACACGCTGACCGCCGTCACTGACGGCGAGCTCAGGTTCGGCGTGCAACCGGGCGCCGCGGCCGCGCGCGCAGCGGTCACCGACGCCCCCGACGGCGCCCGCTGGGTGGGCCTGTGGGTGGCGGCCGCCGGCGACGCGGCCGCCGCTCGCCGAGTTTGCGAAACCCTGCTCGCCTGGGCCGCGGGGCGCGGCGCGACCCGCGGCTACCTGGCGGTCGGCGAGGACGCCGACCCGGCCCGGACCGCCGTCGCCGGCGCGCTGGGCTTCCGGCCGCACCACAGCCGCCGGTACTTCCCGGTCGGCGCTAGCGTCTAG
- a CDS encoding exodeoxyribonuclease III: MRLATWNVNSIRTRLDRVVDWLARADVDVLAMQETKCADSQFPTLPFFELGYEVAHVGFNQWNGVAIASRVGLDDVQVGFDGQPGWSAKPGLDPAPEARALGATCAGVRVWSLYVPNGRTLADPHYGYKLDWLAALRDAAAGWLHDDPAAQIALVGDWNIAPTDEDVWSPEFFAGATHVSEPERRAFQAVVDAQFTDVVRPFTPGPGVYTYWDYTQLRFPKRQGMRIDFILASPALAGRVSAAQIVREERKGKAPSDHAPVLVDLRDG; encoded by the coding sequence ATGCGGCTGGCCACCTGGAACGTGAACTCCATTCGCACCCGCCTCGACCGCGTCGTGGACTGGCTGGCCCGCGCCGACGTCGACGTGCTGGCCATGCAGGAGACCAAGTGCGCGGACAGCCAGTTCCCCACCCTGCCGTTCTTCGAACTCGGCTACGAGGTCGCCCACGTCGGCTTCAACCAGTGGAACGGCGTGGCGATCGCATCGCGGGTGGGCCTCGACGACGTGCAGGTCGGTTTCGACGGCCAGCCCGGCTGGAGCGCCAAACCCGGGCTGGACCCCGCCCCGGAAGCCCGCGCGCTGGGCGCCACCTGCGCCGGCGTGCGGGTGTGGAGCCTGTACGTGCCCAACGGCCGCACCCTGGCCGACCCCCACTACGGCTACAAGCTGGACTGGCTCGCCGCGCTGCGCGACGCGGCGGCCGGCTGGCTGCACGACGACCCCGCGGCGCAGATCGCCCTGGTGGGCGACTGGAATATCGCGCCCACCGACGAAGACGTCTGGAGCCCCGAATTCTTCGCCGGAGCCACCCACGTTTCCGAACCCGAGCGCCGGGCCTTCCAGGCCGTCGTCGACGCGCAATTCACCGACGTCGTGCGGCCATTCACGCCCGGCCCCGGCGTGTACACCTACTGGGATTACACCCAGCTGCGTTTTCCCAAGAGACAAGGCATGCGCATCGACTTCATCCTGGCCTCGCCGGCGTTGGCCGGCCGGGTGAGCGCCGCGCAGATCGTCCGAGAGGAACGTAAAGGAAAAGCGCCCAGCGACCACGCCCCGGTGCTGGTGGATTTGCGCGACGGCTAA
- a CDS encoding Rv1535 domain-containing protein codes for MTMSETLADPLISPVASALAVPLRHVYALLWRVGIVEIVPTERPRRQSADLCPDCPISPRYRSPRPGRPSRPRRFPEPAPSRADPAECSRVAG; via the coding sequence ATGACAATGTCCGAAACCCTGGCGGATCCGCTGATATCGCCGGTTGCTTCGGCGCTCGCCGTGCCCCTGAGGCACGTCTATGCGTTGTTGTGGCGCGTGGGGATTGTGGAGATTGTCCCGACCGAGCGGCCGCGCCGTCAATCGGCGGATCTGTGTCCGGACTGCCCCATCTCTCCGCGATACCGTTCACCACGGCCAGGGCGACCGTCGCGGCCGCGGCGCTTCCCAGAGCCTGCGCCCAGCCGAGCGGATCCAGCGGAGTGCAGCCGAGTAGCTGGCTGA
- a CDS encoding SpoIIE family protein phosphatase — MNGGLPADLAAAAALGGEMGRRFAEFDWAAHPLGPPQQWPAEMRAAVATTLTSRFPLVLWLGTDDLFLVYNEAYIEILGDKHPAALGQPGRDVWWDIWDSIGSMLAGVVASGEATWSRDLMLPMVTAGRREERYFSFTYSPLISAEGRPFGIFCPSYETTDRVLGERRLHLLNAVAAATTEARSFDDAVEAAVAVCAGQPADLPFVAVYVQEADSGRLALCGATPTVSGLLPRTLEELIEPDSASRSRAELRLVDDVPAAIPGIGEVLGDDCPQQALVLPLGEASTAGALVAGLAPRRRLDTLYRGFCQLLADQLSSTFAQISSFEQQRQRADALAELDRAKTAFLTNVSHEFRTPLALLLGPLDDALFDAPPGSILAERLSTAGRNARRLQRLVDSLLDFSRIEAGRAKAKLVCTDVGALTEHIASSFSELCDRAGLDLVLDCAAATADVDPGMWETIVLNLLSNAVKYTLRGSISVGVRAEAGCCVVAVRDTGVGIGADDLDRLFERFYRADTARGRSVEGTGIGLSLVRGLVELHRGSVHIDSKVDRGTTVTIRLPESVDGAAVDHSPAKLLDETLDATNPYVAEATQWVQSGPAEEPAAAGAPGRPVVLIADDNADMRAHLNRVLSAHYETVLVADGGSALAAARRWHPDAIVTDVMMPGVDGFGLVAAIRADPALAATPVLMLSARAGAEAITEGFAGGADDYLPKPFRSQELVDRLASRLSAVGRERDRQQREAHQRLAADLVQLDSALQSADSVAGILEAFSNSPFGSGDAAAVTIGVVDGERHIRFEYAGDLPRELRDRYHVASIDAPLVGADVVRTGEPMIIPDTFDLPARYQHAVQDTAANVRACVAHPLRDGAGRVAGVLALLWPAPRQFEAAELETFRRMAELTQSALDRVRVMAREHRIAVDFQEHLLDLNRGSTAGVVAAVYQPAGEAMRVGGDWYSVTPLAAAGRVGISVGDVVGHGLSAAIVMSRLRAVVAASALTAPEPDAVLTALDRYAASVTGARCATVAYALVDAGAEAGAATVSYSCAGHPYPLVIPADRAPVFLESGRRPPVAVTESAARDDAPTATATTRLQPGSLILLYTDGLIERLGETLDDGFARLKSVAADCADLPVESLCNELLRRMSPAAGFRDDVVLLALRPSHAAALSFATVVPAAAAQIPVARGRLRGWLNSIAVVPRRELDILLAAGEAVTNAIEHGSGGEPHKTVSVEAFLRRDTVAITVSDTGQWVSDSSASMRNRRRGRGLTLMGGLADRVDTVRTPAGTRVTLEFDHALTG; from the coding sequence ATGAACGGAGGGCTACCGGCGGACCTCGCGGCTGCGGCCGCGCTGGGCGGGGAGATGGGCCGGCGGTTCGCCGAGTTCGACTGGGCGGCCCACCCGCTGGGCCCGCCGCAGCAGTGGCCCGCCGAGATGCGCGCAGCCGTGGCCACGACGCTGACGTCACGGTTCCCGCTCGTGCTGTGGCTCGGCACCGACGACCTGTTCCTGGTGTACAACGAGGCCTACATCGAGATCCTCGGCGACAAACACCCGGCCGCCCTCGGCCAGCCCGGGCGCGACGTGTGGTGGGACATCTGGGACTCGATCGGCTCGATGCTGGCCGGGGTGGTCGCCAGTGGGGAGGCGACCTGGTCGCGTGACCTGATGCTGCCGATGGTCACCGCCGGCCGGCGCGAGGAACGCTACTTCTCGTTCACCTACAGCCCGCTGATCTCCGCCGAGGGCCGGCCCTTCGGCATCTTCTGCCCGTCCTACGAGACCACCGACCGGGTGCTGGGCGAGCGCCGCCTGCACCTGCTCAACGCGGTGGCGGCGGCGACGACGGAGGCGCGCAGCTTCGACGATGCGGTCGAGGCCGCCGTCGCGGTGTGCGCGGGCCAGCCCGCCGACCTGCCGTTCGTCGCCGTCTACGTCCAGGAGGCGGATTCGGGCCGGCTGGCGCTGTGCGGCGCGACGCCGACCGTGTCGGGGCTGTTGCCCCGCACGCTGGAGGAGCTGATCGAACCGGATTCGGCGTCGCGCTCCCGGGCCGAGTTGCGGCTCGTCGACGACGTGCCTGCGGCCATCCCGGGTATCGGCGAGGTCCTGGGCGACGACTGCCCGCAGCAGGCGCTGGTGTTGCCCCTCGGCGAAGCATCGACGGCCGGTGCGCTGGTGGCGGGGCTCGCTCCGCGACGTCGCCTGGACACGCTGTACCGCGGCTTCTGCCAGCTGCTGGCCGACCAGTTGTCGTCGACGTTCGCGCAGATTTCCTCCTTCGAGCAGCAGCGGCAGCGGGCCGACGCGCTGGCCGAGCTGGACCGGGCCAAGACGGCCTTCCTGACCAACGTCAGCCACGAGTTCCGCACCCCCCTGGCGCTGCTGCTCGGGCCGCTCGACGACGCCCTGTTCGACGCGCCGCCCGGGAGCATCCTGGCCGAACGGCTGAGCACCGCCGGGCGCAACGCGCGCCGCCTGCAGCGGCTGGTCGACTCGTTGCTCGACTTCTCCCGCATCGAGGCCGGCCGGGCGAAAGCGAAGCTGGTGTGCACCGACGTCGGCGCGCTCACCGAGCACATCGCGTCGTCGTTCAGCGAGCTGTGTGACCGGGCGGGGCTCGACCTCGTGCTGGACTGCGCCGCGGCGACCGCCGACGTCGACCCCGGCATGTGGGAGACGATCGTGTTGAACCTGCTGTCCAACGCGGTCAAATACACGCTGCGGGGCTCGATCTCGGTCGGGGTGCGCGCCGAGGCCGGGTGCTGCGTGGTAGCGGTCCGCGACACGGGGGTCGGGATCGGCGCCGACGACCTGGACCGGCTGTTCGAGCGCTTCTACCGGGCCGACACGGCGCGGGGCCGCAGCGTGGAGGGCACCGGAATCGGGCTGTCGCTGGTCCGCGGACTGGTCGAGCTGCACCGCGGCAGCGTGCACATCGACAGCAAGGTCGATCGCGGGACCACGGTGACGATCCGGCTGCCGGAATCGGTCGACGGCGCCGCGGTCGATCATTCGCCCGCCAAGCTGCTCGACGAGACGCTCGACGCGACCAACCCGTACGTGGCCGAGGCGACGCAGTGGGTGCAGTCGGGGCCCGCCGAGGAGCCGGCCGCAGCCGGTGCGCCCGGTCGCCCGGTGGTGCTCATCGCCGACGACAACGCCGACATGCGGGCCCACCTGAACCGGGTGCTGTCCGCGCACTACGAGACCGTCCTCGTCGCCGACGGGGGCTCGGCGCTGGCCGCCGCGCGCAGGTGGCACCCCGACGCGATCGTGACCGACGTCATGATGCCCGGTGTCGACGGGTTCGGGCTGGTGGCGGCCATTCGCGCGGATCCGGCGTTGGCGGCCACGCCGGTCCTCATGCTGTCCGCGCGGGCCGGCGCCGAGGCCATCACCGAGGGCTTCGCCGGCGGGGCCGACGACTACCTGCCCAAGCCGTTCCGCTCGCAGGAACTCGTGGACCGGCTGGCCTCCCGGCTGTCCGCGGTGGGCCGGGAGCGCGACCGCCAGCAACGCGAGGCCCACCAGCGGCTCGCCGCCGATCTGGTGCAGCTCGACTCGGCGCTGCAGTCCGCCGACTCGGTGGCGGGGATCCTCGAAGCGTTCTCCAACTCGCCCTTCGGCTCCGGTGACGCCGCGGCGGTCACGATCGGGGTGGTCGACGGCGAGCGGCACATCCGGTTCGAGTACGCCGGCGACCTCCCCAGGGAGCTACGCGACCGCTACCACGTGGCCTCAATCGACGCCCCGCTGGTCGGCGCGGACGTCGTGCGCACCGGCGAGCCGATGATCATCCCCGACACGTTCGACCTCCCGGCGCGCTACCAGCACGCGGTGCAGGACACCGCGGCCAACGTCCGCGCGTGTGTCGCGCACCCGCTGCGCGACGGCGCGGGCCGGGTCGCGGGCGTGCTGGCGTTGCTGTGGCCCGCGCCGCGCCAGTTCGAAGCCGCCGAACTCGAGACCTTCCGCCGGATGGCCGAGCTCACCCAGTCGGCCCTGGACAGGGTCCGGGTGATGGCGCGCGAACACCGCATCGCCGTCGACTTCCAGGAACACCTGCTCGACCTCAACCGCGGCTCGACCGCGGGGGTCGTCGCGGCGGTGTACCAGCCGGCCGGGGAGGCGATGCGCGTCGGCGGCGACTGGTATTCGGTCACCCCGCTAGCCGCGGCGGGCAGGGTCGGGATATCGGTCGGCGACGTCGTCGGGCACGGCCTGTCCGCCGCGATCGTGATGAGCAGGCTGCGCGCCGTGGTGGCCGCCTCGGCGCTCACCGCCCCCGAACCGGACGCGGTGCTGACGGCGTTGGACCGGTACGCGGCCAGCGTCACGGGCGCCCGCTGCGCGACCGTGGCCTATGCCCTCGTGGACGCCGGGGCCGAGGCGGGGGCCGCCACCGTCAGCTACAGCTGCGCCGGGCACCCCTACCCGCTGGTCATCCCGGCCGACCGGGCCCCGGTCTTCTTGGAGTCCGGCCGCCGTCCCCCGGTCGCCGTCACCGAAAGCGCCGCCCGCGACGACGCGCCCACCGCCACGGCGACGACGCGGCTGCAACCGGGCAGCCTGATCCTGCTCTACACCGACGGGCTCATCGAGCGGCTCGGCGAGACGCTCGACGACGGGTTCGCGCGCCTGAAGTCCGTGGCCGCGGACTGCGCCGACCTGCCGGTCGAGTCCCTCTGCAACGAGCTGCTGCGGCGGATGAGCCCGGCAGCCGGCTTCCGCGACGACGTCGTGCTGCTGGCGCTGCGTCCCAGCCACGCGGCCGCGCTCAGCTTCGCCACGGTGGTGCCCGCCGCGGCGGCGCAGATCCCCGTCGCGCGCGGCCGGCTCCGGGGCTGGCTGAACAGCATCGCCGTCGTCCCTCGCCGCGAGCTGGACATCTTGCTGGCGGCGGGCGAAGCCGTCACCAACGCGATCGAGCACGGCAGCGGGGGCGAGCCGCACAAGACCGTCTCCGTCGAGGCGTTCCTGCGCCGGGACACCGTCGCGATCACCGTCAGCGACACCGGGCAGTGGGTCAGCGATTCGTCGGCCAGCATGCGCAACCGGCGTCGCGGGCGCGGCCTCACGCTGATGGGGGGCCTGGCCGACCGCGTCGACACCGTGCGCACCCCCGCCGGCACTCGGGTCACGCTGGAGTTCGACCACGCTCTGACCGGCTAG
- a CDS encoding STAS domain-containing protein has protein sequence MLAVEHEAHEDAVVVRIKGDVDSSTVDELTAQLTSALELAATHPARLVVLDLQAVDFFGSAALNAVLDCHEAGQAAGTAVRLVAANDHVLRPIQVTELDRVFDIYPTLPQALQRERRQ, from the coding sequence TTGTTGGCGGTCGAACACGAGGCCCACGAGGATGCCGTGGTGGTCCGGATCAAAGGTGATGTCGATTCCAGTACCGTCGACGAGCTCACCGCTCAGCTCACCTCGGCGCTCGAGCTGGCCGCCACGCACCCGGCCAGGCTGGTCGTCCTCGACCTGCAAGCGGTCGATTTCTTCGGCAGCGCGGCCCTGAACGCGGTGCTCGACTGCCACGAGGCGGGCCAGGCGGCCGGGACGGCGGTCCGCCTCGTCGCCGCCAACGACCACGTGCTGCGGCCGATCCAGGTCACCGAGCTCGATCGTGTCTTCGACATCTACCCGACGCTGCCGCAGGCACTGCAGCGCGAGCGGCGGCAATGA
- a CDS encoding PAS and ANTAR domain-containing protein codes for MGTREQPPGLVGTAPGYLNVGAFRFWFLGQRWEWSDEVARMHGYEPGAVTPTTKLLLSHKHPEDRAHVQDLLDYALQSGQPFSSRHRFIDTTGRVHDAIVAADRMLDERGVVVGTAGYYIDLTATFDEARQELLDAALPDLFESRAAIEQAKGVLMFVYRVSAEQAFRVLQWRSQETNTKLRSLARQLLDEVSTLAAPTAAVQSQFDHLLLTVHERIPPEEGG; via the coding sequence ATGGGAACCCGCGAACAGCCGCCCGGGCTGGTCGGGACGGCTCCGGGCTACCTGAACGTCGGCGCCTTCCGGTTCTGGTTCCTGGGCCAGCGCTGGGAATGGTCGGACGAGGTCGCCAGGATGCACGGCTACGAACCGGGCGCCGTGACGCCGACGACGAAACTGCTGCTCTCGCACAAACATCCCGAGGACCGGGCGCACGTCCAGGATCTGCTCGACTACGCGCTGCAGTCGGGGCAACCGTTCTCGAGCCGGCACCGCTTCATCGACACCACGGGCCGGGTGCACGACGCGATCGTGGCGGCCGACCGGATGCTCGACGAGCGGGGCGTCGTGGTGGGCACCGCCGGTTACTACATCGACCTCACCGCCACCTTCGACGAGGCCCGCCAAGAGTTGCTCGACGCCGCCCTGCCCGACCTGTTCGAGAGCCGCGCGGCCATCGAGCAGGCCAAGGGTGTGCTGATGTTCGTCTACCGGGTCAGCGCAGAACAGGCCTTCCGGGTGCTGCAGTGGCGCTCCCAGGAGACCAACACCAAACTGCGCTCGCTGGCCAGGCAGTTGCTCGACGAGGTCTCGACCCTGGCGGCGCCGACGGCCGCCGTGCAGAGTCAGTTCGACCACCTGCTGTTGACGGTGCACGAACGCATTCCCCCGGAAGAGGGCGGCTGA